The Besnoitia besnoiti strain Bb-Ger1 chromosome Unknown contig00018, whole genome shotgun sequence genome contains a region encoding:
- a CDS encoding uncharacterized protein (encoded by transcript BESB_032870), with protein sequence MEPRRPSVSFFREHTVAQRNPTASAVSGRLNGLLVEPNNASKQRRKRCRSSRQVPRRFLWIAVAFLLVGELFPTTFLSFAQNTLLAAWPLPLDESSSSTRLEGPSREDGGVSVSESQGKDAVSWRSSIAEEVGPRSVTKNSRRLLRTAPTFAAPPLRERAIQRSASDLTCSTIQLALRMWASGGIQEVEELKKKFRARANRSTGDRAPSGAAAHKPGIEAEQVCSLLRAWRSPASLPGGASPPSETELANSTAFLGYTSHERSQPQSDETSRGDRLPSARLEVVADTVCAASEVTQASRNSRLLRALAPAFTSQGSKLRQALPAAVRRDRERQCPTVRRAGYALLDALIPPPAGLWSFARAAERYRETHNASSSSAADEPSPESSLARPSSQSPSASSASRTFATLSSLMFPDDDVGRVPFREPTEPPLYGQRFSTESPASRVSDARAKGSETMQAASDLEERGVGPAFWIYSRTVAPYLAPLFFGLILICFIPFIVFFSCGACWTSTARADAGCMCCKRYRISCLRVCCLVRRPPLRPPKRPSGSGSSVRLVGDLSAPAARAPRRSGRSFGRHRGDSALRSASVRSSSGTAITTAASAAHTCEWTVGGPAAPSAWVPRPAARVLGLVLLAGLLVGVGICLFLAIVFSGQLIQAVDDIQCAVSAALVQVVHGGAPADAELAMEPANNASATRPALLSSRSTSVKARASVAKLYSPLTVSPWLGGGAAWMPFRPEGGLTSSSPPAWASLLASQDSSDLSWISPTEALAPARLRELLPWDLSATGTLSDVTALLSRGFDDPAYVEIIIHHALNLLRGGETEALEERREDDRAEHKEWDADRNGGQDTKGPEEQARAAKPLEQVVAGVQSKRESASRSFAAREATRASSATPVSESPLETTSKRGDPGDVELGGDPGARPRGSASEPPRPLSAPRRRLNAGGGERDGFIVESPSSHTPWLDSAAQDAARWARPGPESLFSKDIEMHGNAAAAVGSRRGGGLPGRHMDDKAHRRSLGIVSQRQAQPEDAKAIAEVLQLLAEPAAVAGESSVAGTVAAPAVDLAASRTGAVDFPHRAADFGERPAAAPGRWKASGDPRRLSAASQALANPPISRSYGASEAQVRSPVLSAFSSSAPGIGDADPWASAEPTLHAGAARWPSRGLPAGGGPRQEIGNEAPEPTGSTPRPPVGGSEESQNILSDAAPLRGARAAPEPAGLPRRERPAAPPEEHSAAPVAASRPGGSSFPGEAQRLAQVATVREHAVHMTDTVPMEMPEAVLWDVRGNASFRRRKGPAHDVEDESKAPLQTENAVASSQESDAAGGDWPEETTPDAMPQGGFAGLKPSLETLKRMEELADAQSPRGLRQPLLDAATSALNVEGRIEALHEHWKTMQDMLSHAANGASGPVHDAFHRSTAFALARPAFDLLVPKDSLRRNLRQLQAKSHEALLAVRDFEKGMRGVRERYALDEIDAAVEGICDAASDGILLTSKVKKPTTAAMHVFAALAGAFLGVAIIYLALLCFRWTPKSTDFSPCPALLLWPVALLLAVATIFFGATLLVASVVQVDGCFFVAREVQHRGVLEALVSSLGSWRGNAEGARAAAAVAKACFADSPEEEIDRNLTKALDLGGFSGLVRNFESSLRSVADKVDLRSIDALLAGVAVAHALVHDTAWAFFLDTDALEAAGLSYRTNTYLPVLYSGLQDKARTFRSLFDVPAAQLIGPPGLRREDLFTLPPTVEPGASALEAIQKEWKRLKAKHQRVRDYTVGAESWEESGDNRAAHAELGKSASPAAETGGQQTAGRFLLYGLVDVEEYISPFYLEALHRGEPGRDPKYEIDDFFSVDTPDVQAEIARLKPDAETRIQFENALWLASLKQRLRTAGTRDSQLSKLLRGCARDAETPPPTAADRAEAMRPSPAACPALEDVNTLPQPLPLPFRCSIKQPLRDEDLESVRRQEANRAADLRARLDADDHRVWRDEEKQKPEGGGAILLPYAREWQDCAYDRWIDLLEGQEASAMILQAHALYAGVHNSWQAAEATVLVPAVDAMDRARLILNNVDCAPVFRSLQTVQRLVCHDGAESLVLLSVCYLFLGLAALTLFVGLFCVWQALVFNHRERKRCLNARTASALPLRDRRMPSRGQSALCESPSNRATKSTSLYARPPPGRESFEDVSGSTAPTTSQEGAQNRIAVAHYLYSPVDSCSGDRDTGMGEKGERRRAGSAREASQRIPKSQANSGGRQSLLLPATTEQPATVDETMWADFGSED encoded by the exons ATGGAACCTCGTCGTCCAAGTGTTTCCTTTTTCCGCGAGCACACAGTGGCGCAGCGGAACCCCACCGCATCTGCGGTTTCGGGGCGTCTCAACGGGCTTCTCGTAGAACCAAATAATGCCTCAAAACAACGCAGAAAGCGATGCAGATCGTCCCGGCAGGTGCCGAGACGGTTTCTCTGGATTGCGGTCGCCTTCCTGCTGGTTGGGGAGCTCTTCCCCACAACTTTTCTATCGTTTGCTCAGAATACTTTGTTGGCTGCCTGGCCTCTGCCCCTCGATGAGAGCTCCTCCTCTACACGATTGGAAGGTCCTTCCCGGGAGGACGGTGGTGTATCGGTCAGTGAATCTCAGGGGAAAGACGCTGTGTCGTGGCGGTCTAGCATCGCAGAGGAGGTAGGGCCTCGAAGTGTAACGAAAAACAGCAGACGATTGTTGCGGACAGCCCCTACCTTTGCAGCTCCGCCACTGCGAGAGAGGGCCATCCagcggagcgcgagcgacctGACTTGCTCAACAATTCAGTTGGCTCTCAGGATGTGGGCTTCCGGCGGTATTCAAGAAGTGGAAGAGCTGAAAAAGAAGTTCCGCGCTCGTGCAAACCGATCAACGGGAGATCGTGCGCCTTCAGGGGCCGCAGCCCACAAACCAGGGATTGAAGCTGAGCAAGTCTGCAGCCTCCTGAGGGCGTGGCGGTCTCCTGCGTCGCTTCCGGGGGGGGCTTCGCCCCCCAGTGAAACTGAATTAGCCAACAGCACAGCTTTTCTAGGTTACACTTCCCACGAGAGGTCACAGCCACAGTCGGACGAGACCTCCCGTGGTGATAGACTTCCATCTGCGCGTCTAGAGGTTGTCGCGGACACGGTATGTGCGGCATCGGAGGTCACTCAGGCATCCCGGAATTCTCGACTCCTGCGG GCTTTGGCCCCCGCGTTTACCTCCCAAGGATCAAAGCTTCGGCAGGCGCTTCCCGCTGCCGTCAGGCGTGATCGGGAGAGGCAGTGCCCCACCGTTCGGCGAGCAGGGTACGCGCTTCTGGATGCGCTTATACCGCCCCCCGCCGGTCTCTGGTCCTTTGCACGCGCAGCTGAGAGATATCGCGAGACGCACAACGCGAGCAGCTCCAGTGCAGCTGACGAACCTTCTCCGGAGTCGAGTCTGGCCCGGCCTTCCTCTcagtctccctctgcgtcgtcggcctcCCGCACATTTGCAACGCTTTCTTCGTTGATGTTCCCAGATGATGACGTAGGGCGCGTGCCTTTTCGGGAGCCCACCGAACCTCCTCTGTATGGGCAACGGTTTTCCACAGAGTCTCCGGCTTCTCGTGTAtctgacgcgcgcgcgaagggcAGCGAGACGATGCAGGCTGCCTCTGACCTTGAGGAGAGAGGGGTTGGACCGGCCTTTTGGATATACTCCAGGACGGTGGCCCCGTacctcgctcctctcttttTCGGTCTCATCTTAATTTGTTTTATCCCTTTCATCGTGTTTTTTTCGTGCGGGGCTTGCTGGACATCGACCGCTCGTGCCGACGCAGGTTGCATGTGCTGCAAACGGTATCGCATATCCTGCTTGCGAGTCTGTTGTCTCGTGCgtcggcctccgctgcggccgccaaAACGTCCTTCAGGTTCAGGGAGCTCCGTGCGGCTGGTGGGCGATTTGTCAGCTCCCGCTGCAagggctccgcgtcgctctgggCGCTCGTTTGGGCGGCACCGCGGGGACTCTGCCTTGCGATCTGCGTCAGtccgctcctcctcgggAACAGCCATAACGactgcagcctctgcagcccaCACTTGCGAATGGACCGTGGGCGGGCCAGCTGCCCCCAGCGCATGGGTTCCCCGGCCCGCTGCTAGAGTCCTTGGGTTGGTTCTTCTTGCTGGTTTGCTCGTCGGAGTGGGCATTTGCTTGTTCCTCGCGATCGTATTCTCTGGTCAGCTTATCCAAGCTGTGGATGACATCCAGTGCGCCGTGAGCGCAGCCTTAGTTCAGGTTGTGCACGGTGGGGCTCCGGCTGATGCAGAGCTGGCGATGGAGCCAGCTAACaacgcctccgcgacgcgtcctgcgcttctctcctcgcggtcAACCTCTGTGAAGGCTCGTGCTTCCGTTGCTAAACTCTACTCGCCGTTGACAGTGTCTCCATGGCTtggaggcggggcggcgtGGATGCCCTTTCGTCCCGAGGGGGGATTgacgtcctcgtcgccgcctgcgtgggcgtcccttctcgcctctcagGATAGCAGCGACTTGTCATGGATCTCCccgacggaggcgctggcgccggcgcggctgcgcgagctgctgccttGGGACCTTTCGGCTACCGGCACCTTGAGCGACGTTACCGCACTCCTTTCGAGAGGGTTCGACGACCCTGCATACGTTGAGATCATCATACACCATGCGCTTAACctgctgcgaggcggcgagacggaggcgctggaagagcgcagagaggacgacAGAGCCGAGCATAAGGAATGGGATGCCGATCGGAATGGAGGGCAAGATACGAAGGGCCCTGAAGAGCAGGCCAGGGCAGCAAAGCCGCTGGAGCAGGTCGTCGCGGGCGTGCAGTCAAAGCGCGagtccgcgtcgcgctccttTGCTGCCCGCGAAGCAACGCGTGCTTCTTCAGCGACGCCGGTCTCGGAGTCGCCTTTAGAAACCACTAGCAAACGTGGAGACCCAGGAGACGTCGAGCTGGGAGGCGACCCGGGGGCTCGCCCGCGGGGGTCCGCCAGTGAACCGCCTCGTCCGCTTTCCGCACCGCGTCGAAGGCTCAacgccggcggaggggagagagacggcttCATCGTGGAATCGCCTTCATCGCACACCCCGTGGCTAGACAGTGCGGCTCAAGACGCAGCCCGCTGGGCGCGGCCGGGGCCAGAGTCTTTGTTTTCGAAGGACATTGAGATGCACGGAaacgctgcagccgccgtgggctcgcggcgaggcggcggactcCCAGGAAGACACATGGACGACAAAGCACACCGCCGGAGCCTAGGGATAGTCTCACAGCGTCAGGCTCAgccagaagacgcgaaggccaTCGCAGAGGTGTTGCAATTGCTGGCGGAGCCTGCAGCTGTCGCAGGCGAGTCTTCAGTGGCGGGCAcagtcgctgcgccggcggtgGATTTAGCCGCCAGCCGGACGGGCGCCGTAGACTTTCCgcaccgcgccgcagacTTCGGTGAAcgtccggcggcggctccgggGCGTTGGAAAGCGTCTGGCGatccgcggcggctgtccgcggcctctcaaGCTCTCGCGAATCCACCGATTTCACGCAGCTATGGAGCGTCGGAGGCGCAAGTTCGCTCTCCAGTGCTCTCCGCATTTTCTTCCAGTGCACCAGGCATCGGCGATGCGGACCCTTGGGCGTCTGCAGAGCCGACGCTACATGCGGGTGCTGCTCGCTGGCCTTCTCGGGGCTTGCCTGCGGGAGGTGGGCCTCGTCAGGAAATCGGCAACGAGGCTCCAGAGCCGACCGGCAGCACACCCAGACCCCCTGTTGGGGGTTCCGAGGAATCGCAGAACATTCTAAGTGACGCCGCCCCTCTGAGGGGGGCGCGTGCGGCCCCCGAGCCAGCGGGCTTGCCCCGACGCGAGAGACCTGCAGCCCCCCCTGAGGAGCACTCTGCTGCTCCAGTagctgcgtcgcgccctGGGGGCAGCAGTTTTCCGGGAGAGGCTCAAAGGCTTGCGCAAGTGGCAACGGTGCGGGAGCACGCAGTGCACATGACAGATACGGTGCCGATGGAGATGCCGGAGGCCGTCCTCTGGGACGTCAGAGGCAACGCGTCCTTCAGACGTCGAAAGGGACCTGCGCACGACGTTGAAGATGAGTCAAAGGCGCCCCTGCAAACTGAAAATGCAGTGGCGAGTAGCcaagagagcgacgcggccggGGGAGACTGGCCAGAGGAGACGACACCCGACGCGATGCCGCAGGGAGGGTTCGCGGGGCTGAAACCTTCTCTCGAGAC CTTGAAGCGCATGGAGGAGCTCGCCGACGCTCAGTCTCCGcggggcctgcggcagcctctGCTTGACGCTGCCACTTCAGCTCTGAACGTCGAGGGGCGCatcgaggcgctgcatgAGCACTGGAAAACCATGCAGGAC ATGCTTTCACATGCGGCGAATGGCGCCTCAGGGCCCGTTCACGATGCATTTCACCGGAGCACGGCGTTTGCCCTGGCGCGGCCCGCCTTCGACCTGCTGGTGCCGAAGGACTCCCTGAGGCGAAACCTACGCCAGCTGCAGGCAAAGAGccacgaggcgctgctggccgTCAGGGATTTCGAGAAGGGCATGCGCGGGGTCCGCGAGCGGTATGCGCTGGACGAAATCGACGCCGCGGTTGAGGGTATCTGCGATGCTGCGAGCGACGGAATTCTTCTCACAAGCAAGGTCAAGAAACCCACCACAGCT GCCATGCACGttttcgcggcgctcgccggcgcgtttCTCGGGGTCGCGATCATCTACCTCGCCTTGCTCTGCTTCCGCTGGACGCCGAAATCCACCGACTTTTCCCCTTGCCCCGCTCTGCTGCTGTGGCCAGtggcgctcctcctcgctgtcgcca CGATTTTCTTTGGGGCGACGCTCCTGGTGGCGTCGGTTGTGCAGGTGGACGGATGCTTCTTTGTGGCTCGTGAAGTTCAGCATCGCGGAGTGCTCGAGGCCCTTGTCTCTTCGCTCGGCTCGTGGCGGGGCAACGCCGagggcgcacgcgcggctgctgcggtcGCGAAGGCCTGTTTCGCCGACTCCCCCGAGGAGGAAATAGATAGGAATCTCACGAAAGCTCTTGACCTGGGCG GGTTTTCCGGACTCGTGAGGAACTTTGAGTCGTCGCTGCGAAGTGTCGCTGACAAGGTGGATTTGCGCTCGATAGACGCCCTGCTAGCCGGCGTTGCTGTCGCTCATGCCCTCGTCCACGATACTGCGTGGGCATTCTTCCTTGACACTGACGCCTTGGAGGCAGCG GGGCTGTCCTACAGGACAAACACGTACCTGCCGGTGCTCTACAGCGGTCTGCAAGATAAGGCGCGCACCTTCCGAAGCCTTTTCGACgtccctgcggcgcagctgatTGGCCCCccgggcctgcggcgcgaggactTGTTCACTCTTCCGCCCACGGTCGAGCCCGGCGCAAGCGCCCTCGAGGCGATCCAGAAGGAGTGGAAGCGGCTCAAGGCGAAACACCAGAGAGTGCGCGACTACACAGTTGGTGCGGAGTCGTGGGAGGAAAGCGGCGACAACCGCGCGGCACACGCCGAGCTCGGGAAGTCCGCCTCCCCTGCCGCCGAAACGGGGGGGCAGCAAACCGCCGGGCGCTTTCTTCTGTATGGGCTGGTGGACGTCGAGGAGTACATATCCCCGTTCTACCTCGAAGCGCTGCATCGAGGCGAGCCCGGCCGAGATCCGAAGTACGAAATCGACGATTTCTTTTCGGTGGACACCCCTGACGTCCAAGCGGAAATCGCGCGCCTGAAAcccgacgcagagacgcgcatCCAGTTCGAGAACGCCTTGTGGCTTGCGAGCCTcaagcagcggctgcggacaGCGGGGACGCGCGACTCGCAGCTCTCAAAGCTcttgcgcggctgcgcccgagacgcggagactccTCCCCCGACGGCGGCAGATCGCGCCGAGGCTATGCGaccgtcgccggcagcgtgCCCCGCACTCGAGGACGTCAACAcactgccgcagccgcttccaCTGCCCTTTCGGTGCTCGATCAAGCAGCCTCTACGCGATGAAGACCTTGAGAGCGTGCGCCGGCAAGAAGCAAATCGCGCAGCCGACCTGCGAGCGCGACTTGATGCCGACGATCATCGTGTATGGAGGGAtgaagagaagcagaagcctGAAGGAGGCGGGGCGATTCTTCTCCCCTACGCGAGGGAGTGGCAGGACTGTGCCTACGACCGGTGGATAGACCTCCTGGAGGGTCAGGAAGCAAGCGCGATGATCTTGCAG GCTCACGCGCTCTACGCTGGCGTTCATAATTCGTGGcaagctgcagaagcgacaGTGCTGGTGCCTGCTGTCGATGCAATGgatcgcgcgcggctgatACTCAACAACGTCGACTGTGCGCCGGTGTTTCGCAGTCTGCAGACGGTGCAGAGGCTGGTGTGCCACGACGGTGCTGAGAGCTTAGTCTTGCTGAGTGTGTGTTACCTGTTCCTCGGGCTTGCGGCTCTCACGCTTTTTGTTGGTCTCTTCTGTGTTTGGCAAGCGCTGGTTTTCAATCATCGAGAACGAAAACGCTGCCTAAACGCTCGGACAGCCAGTGCGTTGCCACTGCGCGACCGCCGAATGCCGTCACGAGGGCAGAGCGCTCTCTGCGAATCCCCAAGCAACCGGGCGACAAAGTCTACATCGCTGTACGCGAGACCGCCTCCGGGACGGGAGAGCTTTGAAGATGTTAGTGGGTCGACTGCGCCGACCACGAGTCAAGAGGGAGCGCAGAACCGCATTGCAGTCGCGCATTATCTTTATTCGCCAGTggacagctgcagcggcgatcGCGACACCGGAATGGGGGAAAAAGGGGAACGGCGTCGAGCCGGTTCTGCACGAGAGGCTTCACAACGCATCCCAAAATCACAAGCAAACAGTGGCGGAAGGCAATCCTTGCTGTTACCTGCTACAACTGAACAGCCAGCGACGGTGGACGAGACTATGTGGGCGGACTTCGGAAGCGAGGACTAA